The following coding sequences lie in one Panicum virgatum strain AP13 chromosome 6N, P.virgatum_v5, whole genome shotgun sequence genomic window:
- the LOC120678133 gene encoding translation initiation factor IF-2-like: protein MHGRRTPPPPPEDEDLGPAPAPRPALGAPRPRSAAVAKPEEEELGPAPGAPVPAPGASRPRAPRCPFPARTAPERHRLEAAGGGGARPGPRAPLPAPEAPRVAPGARPAPVAPWCPSPARVPTPGATGPRPYPRCAATPPRCDRSLPRCRP, encoded by the coding sequence ATGCACGGCCGCCgcaccccgcccccgccgccggaggaTGAGGACCTCGGCCCGGCCCCGGCGCCCCGCCCGGCCCTCGGCGCGCCGCGCCCCCGGAGCGCCGCTGTCGCTaagccagaggaggaggagctcggcccaGCCCCCGGCGCCCCAGTGCCCGCCCCCGGCGCGAGCCGCCCCCGAGCGCCCAGGTGCCCGTTCCCGGCACGAACCGCCCCCGagcgccaccgcctcgaggccgctggaggaggaggagctcggcccggGCCCCGCGCGCCCCTCCCCGCCCCCGAAGCGCCGCGCGTCGCCCCCGGCGCGCGACCCGCCCCGGTAGCGCCCTGGTGCCCGTCCCCGGCGCGCGTCCCCACCCCCGGAGCGACCGGTCCCCGACCCTACCCCCGGTGCGCCGCGACCCCGCCCCGGTGCGACCGTTCCCTCCCCCGGTGCCGCCCGTGA